One window from the genome of Amphiprion ocellaris isolate individual 3 ecotype Okinawa chromosome 23, ASM2253959v1, whole genome shotgun sequence encodes:
- the si:dkey-33c12.4 gene encoding uncharacterized protein si:dkey-33c12.4 codes for MDIFTDDPEFPDIHVVQKVVNMFDGKPHMQRIITCGLFGMEYRDELDDTGEDDDFEHWAHGHSSFHGYGRLPGRSDGRGFHRNPSSSVYHPPLHYYTSAHEPSHPAVKVQAKENDTERKTRLLQESKKCKNKAEKKRLKKQKQKERKQREKLEKEKQNPAKNEEQKDDAQQSDAEENEAGKDEGDTNSSVKLSASAKDTDTSDSSENESSDEDRDAKNDSSNSEGLDMRSTFVSKAALIAMRKLEQKPRAEKKEKKKTPEKEERKSVPDDPNKGEEDGKKDSAAPSSATFEENVKISTNLANFGNKYASAGEFSMAVKYFTDAIKYNPTEFKLFGNRSFCFEKLQEYDKALTDAELSLGICPGWVKGLFRKGRALAGLKRYEEATQAFREVLKMDSSCAEAAQELMRVQITRLMDFGFTREQSSNALIIHGTVEKALEVLSKLNIQPGVTQNGAIQPAQVVNITGVSPVLSANTTPAAAAAPSQDAPKQTHTNKPLGPVHNTSNVQSQSKPVYPRSVKTSDDGDQPPPELFPVWVGNLNYLVTESMIINLFTKAGVVYSAKVLVSKRCAFVNFTKQEYCDEAIRRFNGYELNGIKMVVRYPDRIPPGMGISKSALRAEDLQDENVRHSEYDDGRNAAGNRRFVRPYKHVQNYRGNY; via the exons ATGGACATATTCACGGACGACCCCG AGTTTCCGGACATCCATGTGGTC caAAAGGTTGTGAATATGTTTGATGGAAAGCCTCATATGCAAAGGATCATAACATGTGGCCTGTTTG GTATGGAATATCGTGATGAGCTAGATGATACAGGTGAGGATGATGATTTTGAACACTGGGCACATGGTCATAGCAGTTTCCATGGATACGGGAGGCTGCCTGGGAGGAGTGACGGGAGAGGATTTCATAGAAACCCATCCAGTTCTGTTTATCATCCTCCGCTGCATTACTACACTTCAGCTCATGAGCCTTCTCATCCAGCTGTAAAAGTTCAGGCCAAAGAGAAT GATACTGAAAGGAAAACCAGATTATTACAAGAatctaaaaaatgcaaaaacaaggcTGAGAAGAAGCGGCTTAAAAAACAG aaacagaaggaaagaaaacagcgTGAGAAGTTggagaaggaaaaacagaacCCTGCAAAAAACGAGGAG caaaaagACGACGCGCAGCAGTCTGATGCAGAGGAGAATGAAGCGGGTAAAGATGAAGGCGATACCAATTCCAGTGTTAAACTTTCTGCTTCAGCTAAAGATACAGACACGAGTGACAGCAGTGAAAATGAATCCAGTGATGAAGATAGAGACGCCAAGAATGACTCAAGCAACTCAGAG GGGCTGGATATGAGGAGTACTTTTGTGAGCAAAGCAGCTCTTATAGCGATGCGTAAACTGGAGCAGAAGCCCAGAGctgagaagaaggagaaaaagaagaccCCGGAAAAAGAAGAACGTAAATCTGTCCCTGACGACCCTAAtaaaggagaggaggatgggAAGAAG GATTCTGCAGCACCGAGCAGCGCCACCTTTGAAGAAAACGTTAAAATAAGTACCAATCTTGCAA ATTTTGGAAATAAATATGCAAGTGCTGGAGAGTTCAGTATGGCCGTGAAGTATTTTACTGATGCTATAAAGTATAATCCTACAGAATTTAA GCTGTTTGGAAATCGTTCCTTCTGTTTTGAAAAGTTGCAAGAATATGACAAGGCGCTGACGGATGCAGAGCTGTCTCTGGGAATCTGTCCAGGTTGGGTTAAAGGTCTGTTTAGAAAGGGAAGAGCTCTGGCTGGACTCAAG agGTATGAAGAAGCTACACAGGCCTTCAGGGAAGTCCTCAAAATGGACAGTTCATGTGCAGAAGCTGCCCAGGAACTGATGCGTGTGCAGATAACACGGCTAATG GACTTTGGTTTTACACGAGAGCAGAGCTCAAATGCTTTAATTATTCATGGGACGGTAGAAAAGGCGTTAGAGGTGCTGAGCAAATTAAACATACAACCAG gtGTTACTCAAAATGGCGCAATCCAACCAGCTCAGGTAGTCAACATCACTGGAGTCTCTCCAGTCCTGTCAGCCAACAccactcctgctgctgctgctgctccgtcCCAGgatgcaccaaaacaaacacatactaACAAACCTTTAGGTCCAGTACACAATACGTCCAATGTCCAGAGTCAGTCAAAGCCCGTTTATCCTCGGTCAGTGAAGACTAGCGATGATGGTGACCAACCACCACC AGAGCTGTTTCCAGTTTGGGTCGGAAACTTGAATTACCTTGTAACTGAGTCCATGATTATCAACCTGTTTACCAA GGCCGGAGTTGTTTATAGTGCCAAGGTTCTGGTTTCCAAACGATGTGCCTTCGTGAACTTTACAAAACAAGAGTATTGTGATGAAGCAATCCGGCGCTTTAAT GGCTATGAGCTGAACGGCATCAAAATGGTTGTGAGATATCCAGACAGGATTCCTCCAGGTATGGGCATCTCCAAATCTGCCCTTAGAGCCGAAGACCTGCAAGACGAAAACGTCAG ACACAGTGAGTATGATGATGGGAGGAACGCAGCTGGAAACCGGAGGTTTGTTCGCCCTTACAAACATGTCCAGAACTACAGAGGCAACTACTGA
- the mfsd8 gene encoding major facilitator superfamily domain-containing protein 8, with amino-acid sequence MSQLDPDDTTPLLRDDESSDGSVEEDSSSRWRSIRVMYFTMFLSSVGFTIVITSLWPYLQKIDSSADASFLGWVVAAYSLGQMVASPIFGWWSNHRPRREPLVCSIFINLSANIYYAYVYLPKTNNKFHMLMSRAFVGFGAGNVAVVRSYVAGATSLKERTNAMANMSACQALGFILGPALQAGLSFIGEQGVTVEFIHLRLNMYTSPALLAAALGIINIMLVLWVLKEHRVDDHGRCVQAINYTSEDRAEISEETEETIDQVAVVTSNVLFFVVMFIFAVFETIATPLTMDMFAWTRKEAVLYNGIIICCIGCESILVFLVVKMASQRVGDRPVFLAGLAIIFAGFFILLPWGNHFPKIQWADVKNNSLISMMSGATIAPNSSLEPTGCPYEQTWCQYTPAIHLAQYISSDFLIGVGYPACNVMSYTLYSKILGPKPQGVYMGWLTASGSGARTLAPIFVSHVYTILGPRWAFSLICALVVGAIVLLGSVYHRLIAFSVRHGRTVE; translated from the exons atgtctcagctCGATCCTGATGACACCACACCGCTGCTCAGGGACGACGAGAGCAG TGATGGATCTGTGGAGGAGGACAGCAGCAGCCGGTGGAGGTCCATCCGGGTCATGTACTTCACCATGTTCCTCAGCAGTGTAG GTTTCACTATTGTCATCACATCCTTGTGGCCCTATTTGCAAAAG ATTGACAGTAGTGCCGACGCCAGCTTCCTGGGATGGGTGGTAGCAGCCTATAGCCTCGGGCAGATGGTGGCTTCGCCCATCTTTGGCTGGTGGTCCAACCACCGGCCTCGCAGGGAACCACTGGTGTGCTCCATCTTCATCAACCTGTCAGCCAACATCTACTACGCCTACGTCTACCTGCCCAAGACCAACAACAAGTTTCACATGCTCATGTCCAGAGCCTTCGTGGGCTTCGGAGCAG GTAATGTTGCTGTGGTGAGATCTTATGTTGCTGGAGCTACATCACTGAAAGAGAGGACCAACGCCATGGCAAACATGAGCGCCTGTCAGGCTCTGGGCTTCATCCTCGGGCCGG CTCTGCAGGCGGGTTTGTCATTCATCGGTGAACAGGGCGTCACGGTGGAGTTCATCCACCTGCGACTCAACATGTACACTTCTCCTGCTTTACTGGCTGCAGCTCTCGGGATCATCAACATCATGCTTGTTCTCTGGGTGTTGAA AGAGCATCGTGTTGATGATCACGGGAGATGCGTTCAAGCTATCAACTACACATCAGAAG ATAGAGCTGAGATTAGCGAAGAAACCGAGGAAACCATCGATCAGGTGGCGGTCGTGACCTCCAACGTCCTGTTCTTCGTCGTCATGTTCATCTTCGCTGTCTTTGAGAC aattgCCACCCCGCTGACCATGGACATGTTCGCCTGGACCAGGAAGGAAGCTGTGCTGTACAATGGCATTATCATCTGCTGCATTGGATGTGAATCTATCCTGGTGTTTCTGGTGGTAAAAATGGCTTCTCAAAG AGTTGGGGATCGTCCTGTGTTTCTAGCAGGCTTGGCTATTATATTTGCTGGCTTCTTTATTCTGCTTCCATGGGGAAATCACTTCCCTAAAATCCAGTGGGCAG ATGTCAAAAACAACTCGCTGATCAGTATGATGTCTGGCGCCACGATAGCACCCAACAGCTCTTTGGAGCCAACAGGCTGCCCATATGAACAGACCTGGTGCCAGTATACTCCTGCCATACACCTCGCCCAGTACATTTCATCTGACTTCCTTATTGGGGTGGGATACCCAGCTTGCAATGTGATGTCTTACACGCTGTATTCCAAAATCCTTGGACCAAAACCTCAG ggTGTTTATATGGGCTGGTTGACGGCGTCGGGTAGCGGGGCTCGAACGTTGGCCCCCATCTTCGTCTCTCACGTCTACACCATCCTGGGCCCTCGCTGGGCcttcagcctcatctgtgctcTGGTGGTCGGAGCCATCGTCCTGCTCGGCTCAGTCTACCACAGACTCATCGCCTTCTCTGTGCGCCATGGAAGGACTGTAGAATAA